From Plasmodium chabaudi chabaudi strain AS genome assembly, chromosome: 12, the proteins below share one genomic window:
- a CDS encoding conserved protein, unknown function (term=annotation;date=20180518;qualifier=removed_product=conserved Plasmodium protein, unknown function;qualifier=added_product=conserved protein, unknown function;curatorName=ucb@sanger.ac.uk;~;query 133-135; ~;query 110-132; ~;query 1-109; ~tmhmm; query 1-136), giving the protein MPILLIFCDRKMDINLEERAYTSPMMRYIYRHHNMINKKNGDIKSNDFVPFSIRLGSLPISNASNNKYMSNLNSLNIINMLPLSLFSSYNSNNMTSTDILFLPKFSTFLFFTIPIFVMLPNLTLYTKHWFFFAPK; this is encoded by the coding sequence ATGCCAATTTTACTAATTTTTTGTGACAGGAAAATGGATATAAACTTAGAGGAAAGAGCGTATACATCGCCTATGATGCGCTACATATACAGACACcataatatgataaataaaaaaaatggtgaTATCAAAAGTAATGATTTTGTACCCTTCAGTATTAGATTAGGTAGTCTACCAATAAGCAATGccagtaataataaatatatgtcgaatttaaattctttaaatataataaatatgttaccATTATCCTTATTTTCAAGCTACAATAGTAACAATATGACTTCAACcgatatattatttttacccAAATTTTCaacctttttattttttactatacCTATATTTGTTATGCTACCTAATTTAACCTTATATACAAAACATTGGTTTTTCTTTGCACCCAAATAA
- a CDS encoding nucleolar protein 10, putative (term=annotation;date=20150606;qualifier=removed_product=conserved Plasmodium protein, unknown function;qualifier=added_product=nucleolar protein 10, putative;qualifier=added_gene_name=nol10;qualifier=added_literature=pmid:26043001;curatorName=ucb@sanger.ac.uk;~iprscan;InterPro:IPR036322 : WD40-repeat-containing domain superfamily;Superfamily:SSF50978; score=1.43E-24;query 39-390;description=WD40-repeat-containing domain superfamily;~iprscan;InterPro:IPR017986 : WD40-repeat-containing domain;Prosite:PS50294; score=8.94;query 200-263;description=WD40-repeat-containing domain), producing the protein MIKSFINNGIKIYSLTSGKLAPDSYGNSNTNFDAKKKKKNSINNNDDNSVEVLHDLEFSQKSDDIKISDDGRYLCVSGMYPPQVGLYDTSELSIKHRRHFDEEVLSFVFLTSNYEKLAFLCKNRYLEFHNAAGKYYKMRIPKEGRSLMYNKESTNLYITASYEDIYILNLQKGCYESSIKTKNEHNNFICKNMQLPIFCTGGSDGYLEIWDEREKKSLNFLNVNEYEELTSSCFSDNGLKLAVGTSKGIVKLFDIRHSKPLLIKDHCNDIPIKKIEFLNVDSSKSSYMGTNEWYRNTYDNYNNSGMYNSSTHLSCNELVASCDENCIKIYSEAQKNILSLQVINFDDGKKRNNKKIKLLNNECVNINSFTFYKNSGLCFIPCDNKKVFIYFIPYIGIAPKWCNFLDNITEELEEKEKYKKDDVYDINNNNNTNDGFDDYVFLTNQQIEQLNIAHMKGTKNLIPYLHGYYIPSNIYVDIKSVMQENDLESYKNNLIQKKLQQKQQMRISDKSNILVNKNYVDNLLNKVQKRIDKKQKAMVNAQELLQDDRFNKLFYDPEYMVETVDLDK; encoded by the coding sequence atgattAAATcgtttataaataatggaataaaaatatattcgcTGACTTCTGGAAAGCTAGCCCCAGATAGCTATGGTAATagtaatacaaattttgatgcgaaaaaaaaaaaaaaaaattcaataaataataatgatgataattcAGTTGAAGTATTACATGATTTAGAGTTTTCACAAAAAAGTGATGATATCAAAATTAGCGATGATGGAAGATATTTATGTGTAAGTGGTATGTATCCACCACAAGTTGGTTTATATGACACAAGTGAATTGTCAATAAAACATAGAAGACATTTTGATGAAGAAGTATTAAgctttgtatttttaacaagtaattatgaaaagctagcttttttatgtaaaaatagaTATCTTGAATTTCATAATGCTGCTgggaaatattataaaatgcgTATACCCAAAGAAGGAAGAAGCTTAatgtataataaagaatcaactaatttatatattactgCTTCCTAtgaagatatatatatattaaatttacaaaaaggATGCTATGAAAGTTCaataaaaacgaaaaatgagcataataattttatttgtaaaaatatgcaattgCCTATATTTTGTACTGGAGGATCAGATGGATATTTAGAAATATGGGATGAAAGAGAAAAGAAaagtttaaattttttaaatgtaaatgaatatgaagAATTAACTAGTAGTTGTTTTTCAGATAATGGACTAAAATTAGCAGTAGGTACAAGTAAAGGAATTGTAAAACTTTTTGATATAAGACATAGTAAACCTCTTTTAATTAAAGATCATTGTAATGATATCcctattaaaaaaattgaatttCTTAATGTCGATAGCAGTAAATCTTCATATATGGGGACTAACGAATGGTATAGAAATACATACGACAATTATAACAATAGTGGAATGTACAATAGTAGTACCCACCTTTCTTGTAACGAGTTAGTAGCTTCGTGTGATGAgaattgtataaaaatatattcagaagctcaaaaaaatatattatctttacaagtaataaattttgatgatgggaaaaaaagaaataataagaaaataaaattattaaataatgaatgtgtaaatataaactcttttacattttataaaaattcagGACTATGTTTTATTCCatgtgataataaaaaagtatttatatattttataccaTATATTGGAATAGCACCAAAATGGTGTAATTTCCTTGATAATATAACTGAAGAAttagaagaaaaagaaaaatataaaaaggacgatgtatatgatataaataataataacaataccAATGATGGATTTGAtgattatgtatttttaactAATCAACAAATCGAACAATTAAATATAGCTCATATGAAAGGAAccaaaaatttaattccATATTTACATGGCTACTACATTCCTAGTAATATCTATGTAGATATTAAAAGTGTTATGCAAGAAAATGATTTGGAAtcgtataaaaataatttaatacaaAAGAAATTACAACAAAAACAACAAATGAGAATATCAGataaatcaaatatattagtaaataaaaattatgttgataatttattaaataaagtaCAAAAGAGAATTgacaaaaaacaaaaagcgATGGTAAATGCACAAGAATTGTTACAAGATGACagatttaataaattgttttaCGATCCTGAATATATGGTTGAAACAGTAGATTTagataaataa
- a CDS encoding protein kinase, putative (pfam_scan;Pfam:PF00069.21; E()=2.0E-54;score=184.6;query 277-526;description=Pkinase;~iprscan;InterPro:IPR011009 : Protein kinase-like;Superfamily:SSF56112; score=4.86E-69;query 272-526;description=Protein kinase-like domain superfamily;~iprscan;InterPro:IPR000719 : Protein kinase, core;Prosite:PS50011; score=42.548;query 275-542;description=Protein kinase domain;~iprscan;InterPro:IPR000719 : Protein kinase, core;SMART:SM00220; score=7.2E-55;query 275-532;description=Protein kinase domain;~iprscan;InterPro:IPR000719 : Protein kinase, core;Pfam:PF00069; score=3.1E-54;query 277-526;description=Protein kinase domain;~iprscan;InterPro:IPR008271 : Serine/threonine protein kinase, active site;Prosite:PS00108; score=1.0;query 392-404;description=Serine/threonine-protein kinase, active site), which translates to MNVRHYKSRSSNIIKAKKKNKEVTKDNATKQIEHVKNVPYERTETIAYDPNNENNKIKTNQKIWNNEDANPSTHKASYDLEKKKTYNDDMWNSYERLPTTQFFNNSIESSNLNNSIDYDSYNKQDTNVYNTQIFDKKKSEIDLNTNIKNDQTLVKDGVKKGITHTCNNVKATPNDFHLIKKNKNPISPDNESKCNKMCIGIDQNYNENDKKMKIVTNLNSLTESTNAKEIIKPNDKPVTEVNKSTCDGVTILFKGDRRFFNFNIPQNEIIEKNDIEIMEFISEGSFGAIYKAMWNNQIIAIKKFNPSMTLEGMRSIAREINAYRSISHKYIVKYYGVCIDSDFIGIILEYFNKGNVFDTLHKGGFNLSYEMRLRICTQLAEAMKYLHEDKKLVHRDLKTSNILFDNEYNIKVCDFGKTMKLSDNGKVILEDNGGSLGYMAPECFIEGNAITEKSDMWGLSCCFIEIFSNQVPFQNIKEKEDIVVEILVNKKKPNIPTWFNPEFTEILKRSFSTNPSKRPSCQEFLNLMLKYAPKTGAKHHEIS; encoded by the exons ATGAATGTAAGACACTATAAATCAAGAAGTAGTAACATAATAAaagcgaaaaaaaaaaataaagaagtgACAAAAGATAATGCAACAAAGCAAATTGAACATGTGAAGAATGTCCCATATGAACGTACAGAAACTATTGCATATGatccaaataatgaaaataataaaatcaaaacaaatcaaaaaatatggaataaTGAAGATGCAAATCCTTCGACTCATAAAGCAAGTTAtgatttagaaaaaaaaaaaacttacaACGATGATATGTGGAATTCATATGAAAGATTACCAACTactcaattttttaataatagcaTTGAAAGTAGCAATTTGAATAATAGTATTGATTAtgattcatataataaacaagatactaatgtttataatacacaaatttttgataaaaaaaaaagtgaaataGATTTAAATACAAACATCAAAAACGATCAAACATTAGTAAAGGATGGGGTAAAAAAGGGAATCACACACACATGCAATAATGTGAAAGCTACTCCAAATGATTTCcatttaataaagaaaaataaaaatcctATATCACCAGATAACGAAtcaaaatgtaataaaatgtgCATTGGGATtgatcaaaattataatgagaacgataaaaaaatgaaaatcgTCACCAATTTGAATTCTTTAACTGAATCAACAAATGCTAaggaaattataaaacCAAATGATAAACCAGTGACAGaagtaaataaatcaaCATGCGATGGAGTAACGATACTTTTTAAAGGTGATAGacgattttttaattttaatataccacaaaatgaaattatcgaaaaaaatgatattgaAATTATGGAATTTATAAGTGAAGGAAGTTTTGGAGCTATTTACAAAGCTATGTGGaataatcaaataattgctataaaaaaatttaaccCATCTATGACTTTAGAGGGGATGAGGTCTATAGCTCGAGAGATTAATGCATACAGATCTATTTCACATAAATACATTGTTAAGTATTATG gaGTATGTATAGACAGTGATTTTATTGGAATAATTttagaatattttaataaaggGAACGTATTTGATACTTTGCATAAAGGAGGGTTTAATTTATCTTATGAAATGCGTCTAAGAATATGTACTCAGTTGGCAGAAGCAATGAAGTATCTTCATGAGGATAAGAAATTGGTACATCGTGATTTAAAAACTAgcaatattttgtttgatAATGAG TATAACATAAAAGTATGCGACTTTGGGAAAACTATGAAGTTATCCGATAACGGAAAAGTTATATTAGAAGATAACGGAGGATCACTAGGATATATGGCTCCGGAATGTTTCATTGAAG GAAATGCAATAACTGAAAAATCTGACATGTGGGGTCTTTCCTGTTGTTTTATcgaaatattttctaatcAAGTCccatttcaaaatataaaagaaaaagaag ATATCGTTGTAGAAATtttagtaaataaaaaaaaaccaaACATTCCCACATGGTTTAACCCAGAGTTTACTGAAATACTCAAACGAAGTTTTAGCACTAACCCATCAAAACGCCCATCATGTCAAgagtttttaaatttgatgCTGAAATATGCACCAAAAACTGGTGCAAAACATCATGAAATATCATag
- a CDS encoding von Willebrand factor A domain-related protein, putative (pfam_scan;Pfam:PF00092.24; E()=2.0E-16;score=60.6;query 98-249;description=VWA;~iprscan;InterPro:IPR002035 : von Willebrand factor, type A;Prosite:PS50234; score=16.927;query 98-243;description=von Willebrand factor, type A;~iprscan;InterPro:IPR002035 : von Willebrand factor, type A;SMART:SM00327; score=1.7E-11;query 96-274;description=von Willebrand factor, type A;~iprscan;InterPro:IPR002035 : von Willebrand factor, type A;Pfam:PF00092; score=3.3E-16;query 98-250;description=von Willebrand factor, type A;~iprscan;Prosite:PS51257; score=6.0;query 1-20;description=null;~iprscan;InterPro:IPR036465 : von Willebrand factor A-like domain superfamily;Superfamily:SSF53300; score=1.58E-27;query 93-286;description=von Willebrand factor A-like domain superfamily) produces the protein MKSIKGITYIFFSLAFIGSCMCEKINVVSHNIIPRINPDEKLVTCVTEYIIKGDLDIDDGGFCDSSINTLPPNGSCNNGGSEKPDGPNPGNYCDNYYDITLIVENSSFVQKDYWMKGTIPFLESMARNARVSKDKAHMSIILFAERQNLIVPFTDEMSQDKEKLIDKIRSLDDAATNQHTLYVYALEYALEKVIFGEGTRSDAPKVAVLFYYGFDYGANKSLIPDVVEDYKQNNIKLIIVGIGLANRENAFLLGDCKGESDCQNVIFKPWDFVIPAAEQVKEKICNKNDPSSQTA, from the coding sequence ATGAAGAGTATTAAAGgaataacatatatatttttttcattagcCTTTATTGGCAGTTGTATGTGTGAAAAGATTAATGTTGTTTCACATAACATTATCCCTAGAATCAATCCAGATGAAAAGCTTGTTACTTGTGTAACAgagtatataattaaaggAGATTTGGATATTGATGATGGGGGTTTTTGTGACAGTAGTATAAATACATTACCTCCAAATGGATCATGTAACAATGGAGGATCAGAAAAACCTGACGGACCCAATCCAGGAAATTACTGtgataattattatgacATCACCTTAATTGTAGAAAATTCAAGTTTTGTTCAAAAAGACTATTGGATGAAAGGAACAATCCCATTTTTAGAATCAATGGCAAGAAATGCAAGAGTTAGTAAAGATAAAGCACATATGTCTATTATACTTTTCGCAGAAAGACAAAATTTGATAGTTCCATTTACCGATGAAATGAGCCAAGATAAAGAGAAGCTAATTGACAAAATTAGATCCCTTGATGATGCGGCAACAAATCAACATACCTTATATGTTTATGCTTTGGAATATGCACTAGAAAAAGTTATATTCGGAGAGGGTACAAGAAGTGATGCCCCAAAAGTTGCAGtgctattttattatggaTTTGACTATGGAGCAAACAAAAGCTTAATACCCGATGTAGTTGAAgattataaacaaaataacataaaattgataattGTTGGTATTGGTCTAGCTAATAGGGAAAATGCATTTTTACTTGGTGATTGTAAAGGCGAAAGTGATTGCCAAAATGTCATATTCAAACCATGGGATTTTGTAATACCTGCAGCAGAACaagtaaaagaaaaaatatgtaacaAAAATGATCCTTCTTCCCAGACAGCTTAA
- a CDS encoding Plasmodium exported protein (PHIST), unknown function (term=annotation;date=20110519;qualifier=removed_product=hypothetical protein;qualifier=added_product=plasmodium exported protein, unknown function;curatorName=ucb@sanger.ac.uk;~term=annotation;date=20150112;qualifier=removed_product=Plasmodium exported protein, unknown function;qualifier=added_product=plasmodium exported protein (phist), unknown function;curatorName=ucb@sanger.ac.uk;~term=annotation;date=20160331;qualifier=added_literature=PMID:27022937;qualifier=added_GO:0030430;curatorName=ucb@sanger.ac.uk;~;query 1-45; ~;query 46-68; ~;query 69-891; ~tmhmm; query 1-892; ~pfam_scan;Pfam:PF09687.6; E()=3.8E-15;score=56.4;query 753-875;description=PRESAN;~iprscan;InterPro:IPR019111 : Protein of unknown function, PFA0100c-like;Pfam:PF09687; score=3.4E-15;query 754-875;description=Plasmodium RESA, N-terminal), which translates to MDSGKLPIIVLPPSGSSVSLIKKNVNDKKLKRGNRKAYRKNCFEKFNLASTFYKVILAFGIIIVVFLDNDNIQSSSQLCGITNARNLSEAVIPDETPSPGLRGAEVAESNEKSDNESTHATIIEDSNKSESNNADLDATKEGENEQANMSKDNANHDLQENNFYSSQAEHTDYSKLNETQKSDEKKYDEESYDPNGPFAADIEHALNIMPNDSMIRSFLHTSLTIPPDDEIEDPYREKTQDDVESLQFSQWIDYMKSVVHEMNKMYEPKTSEQSPDSETTKDEQPADSEPTTYEQTTDSEPTTHEQATDSEPITHEQTADSETTKDGQTTDSEPTTHEQATDSEPSKPEHDEYAALHNKMNLEYKMYPKPQQTELAPLKYDYNLDIIGNHELDAMFNDPQPHNGARSKTDKDPSCNEREALNGWGEANDLYKNQTSKNPTGFNSNFHGNENINMEMWGGAGPSSMNRSQGMNSWEYPSTRNHGMNSAQYPSMDKSQGMNSWEYPSTRNQGMKSAQYPSMDKSQGMNSWEYPSTRNQGMKSAQYPSMNINEEMFGRQIIEELQSHNGSAMDEPMWAGLKKSHRPIPRKQAGAHFSGYEGFSHESYSSDDDEMNDRVDMLEKPSSISARSRSRNLMNSYNYMDGPSSGSQSKQTMSSLRASDPYKANAEESDDDEPISSIARDYLKSNAKNKTALGNASSQSTQNADNRFNQQNQMNTQSPTNNNHGTVAIRGNQEVSEFNPNQSKSAEVQIKEMDSHISQKLSNLDVNATIAQLHNIWSEFIAAETKKFLMTQEYALQYSIYLQKRNNLSPESRTKAWWKVHYSMGNKFIKYEKKHVEELKELIKESNSMALDFVRFIIQKREIWKKIQMELKNTWLGALTYKMNKYGAQDN; encoded by the exons atGGATTCAGGTAAATTGCCTATTATAGTACTTCCGCCCTCGGGTTCGTCTGTTTCactaattaaaaaaaatgtcaatgataaaaaattaaaaagaggAAACAGGAAGGCctatagaaaaaattgttttgaaaaattcaATTTGGCTTCCACATTTTATAAAGTGATTTTAGCTTTTGGAATCATCATTGTTGTATTTTTAGAT aatgataatatacaaTCTAGCTCTCAATTATGTGGAATCACAAATGCCAGAAATTTAAGCGAAGCAGTTATTCCTGATGAAACTCCAAGTCCTGGACTTAGAGGAGCAGAGGTGGCAGAAagtaatgaaaaaagtGATAACGAATCAACACATGCTACTATTATTGAAGATTCAAATAAATCAGAAAGTAATAATGCCGATTTAGATGCTACTAAAGAGGGAGAGAATGAACAAGCAAATATGTCTAAAGACAATGCTAATCATGATCTtcaagaaaataatttttatagtaGCCAAGCTGAACATACTGATTATTCTAAACTTAATGAAACTCAAAAGtctgatgaaaaaaaatatgacgAAGAATCTTATGACCCAAATGGTCCGTTTGCTGCTGATATTGAACATGCATTAAACATAATGCCAAATGATTCTATGATAAGATCCTTTTTGCATACTTCTTTAACAATACCACCTGATGATGAAATAGAAGATCCATATAGAGAAAAAACACAAGATGATGTCGAGTCATTGCAATTTAGTCAATGGATTGATTATATGAAAAGTGTAGTTCAcgaaatgaataaaatgtatGAGCCAAAAACATCTGAGCAATCACCTGATAGTGAAACTACAAAAGATGAGCAACCAGCTGATAGTGAACCTACAACATATGAGCAAACAACTGATAGTGAACCTACAACACATGAGCAAGCAACTGATAGTGAACCTATAACACATGAACAAACAGCTGATAGTGAAACTACAAAAGATGGGCAAACAACTGATAGTGAACCTACAACACATGAGCAAGCAACTGATAGTGAACCCTCTAAACCCGAACACGATGAATATGCAGCATtgcataataaaatgaatttggaatataaaatgtatcCAAAACCACAACAAACAGAACTTGCACCCTTAAAATATGACTATAATCTAGATATAATTGGTAATCATGAACTCGATGCGATGTTTAATGATCCCCAACCACATAATGGCGCTAGAAGTAAAACAGATAAGGACCCAAGTTGTAATGAGAGAGAAGCTCTAAACGGGTGGGGTGAAGCTaatgatttatataaaaatcaaaCAAGTAAAAATCCAACAGGTTTCAATTCCAATTTTCATGGCAatgaaaacataaatatggaAATGTGGGGTGGTGCTGGTCCTTCTTCAATGAATAGAAGCCAAGGAATGAACAGTTGGGAATATCCATCAACACGAAACCACGGAATGAACAGTGCACAATACCCATCAATGGATAAAAGTCAAGGAATGAACAGTTGGGAATATCCATCAACGAGAAACCAAGGAATGAAAAGTGCACAATACCCATCAATGGATAAAAGTCAAGGAATGAACAGTTGGGAATATCCATCAACGAGAAACCAAGGAATGAAAAGTGCACAATACCCAtcaatgaatataaatgaagaaatgTTTGGTAGGCAAATCATTGAAGAGTTACAAAGTCATAATGGAAGTGCAATGGACGAGCCAATGTGGGCAGGTTTGAAAAAATCACACAGACCCATTCCAAGAAAACAAGCTGGTGCACATTTTTCTGGTTATGAAGGATTCTCACATGAAAGTTATTCAAGTGATGACGATGAAATGAATGATCGAGTCGATATGCTTGAAAAACCATCCTCTATATCTGCACGTTCAAGATCTCGTAATCTAATGAATAGTTACAATTATATGGATGGTCCCAGCTCAGGAAGCCAATCAAAACAAACAATGAGCAGTTTGCGAGCAAGTGATCCATATAAAGCAAATGCTGAAGAAAGTGATGATGATGAACCAATTTCTTCAATAGCCCGGGATTATCTTAAATCgaatgcaaaaaataaaactgcTTTGGGAAATGCATCATCTCAATCTACACAGAATGCTGATAATAGATTTAATCAACAAAATCAAATGAATACCCAAAGTCCCACTAATAATAACCACGGCACAGTTGCAATTAGAGGTAATCAAGAAGTAAGTGAATTTAATCCGAATCAAAGCAAATCAGCAGAAGTTCAAATCAAAGAAATGGATAGTCATATAAGTCAAAAACTTAGCAACTTAGATGTCAATGCAACTATAGCACAGTTGCATAATATTTGGTCAGAATTTATTGCTGCTGAAACTAAAAAGTTTTTGATGACTCAAGAATATGCATTACaatattctatatatttacaaaaacgAAATAATTTATCTCCAGAATCACGTACTAAAGCGTGGTGGAAAGTACATTACTCTATGggtaataaatttataaagtatgaaaaaaaacatgttGAAGAGCTCAAAGAACTAATAAAAGAATCTAATAGTATGGCTTTAGATTTCGTTCGTTTTATTATCcaaaaaagagaaatatggaaaaaaatacagatggaattaaaaaatacatggTTGGGAGCTTTAACatacaaaatgaataaatacgGTGCCCAAGATAATTAA